One window of the Candidatus Krumholzibacteriota bacterium genome contains the following:
- a CDS encoding HAD-IIIC family phosphatase codes for MGNIKCVIWDLDNTIWEGICLEDPDVKLRPGIKEVLQEIGSRGIVQSIASKNEEKALDFVEKFGIGEFFVYPQVNWEPKEDNIRKIAGILNIGLDSVAFVDDNPFERESVEAMASGVRTYDAADYLSLTGLPEMQLKYDTPEARLRGKMYVDESVRMQEQAGNEEKKEKFLKSLGMVATPRFAEKEDLTRICELVTRTNQFNSTGIRYSDAQIGEFFNDPGYRFHIVSLTDKYGDYGRCGVALISQGAEEWNLEILLLSCRVAGRGLGSSFLSYLSESAKNAGARRFRAKYIKTDRNRQIGLLYKILGFSKNRDLSDDELSVFEYDLDSGPIPQPDWIRLETPK; via the coding sequence TTGGGTAACATCAAATGCGTGATATGGGATCTTGACAATACGATCTGGGAAGGGATATGTCTCGAAGATCCCGATGTGAAACTAAGGCCGGGAATCAAAGAGGTCCTGCAGGAGATCGGGAGCAGGGGTATCGTTCAGTCGATCGCCAGCAAGAACGAGGAGAAGGCCCTTGATTTTGTCGAAAAGTTCGGGATAGGGGAGTTTTTTGTCTACCCCCAGGTGAACTGGGAACCGAAAGAGGATAATATACGAAAGATCGCCGGTATCCTTAATATAGGACTCGATTCTGTCGCTTTCGTCGACGACAATCCGTTCGAACGGGAATCGGTAGAGGCGATGGCGTCGGGGGTCAGGACTTATGACGCGGCCGATTACCTCAGCCTGACGGGGCTTCCCGAGATGCAGCTCAAGTATGATACGCCCGAGGCGAGGTTGAGGGGAAAGATGTACGTCGATGAATCGGTCCGTATGCAGGAGCAGGCTGGCAACGAGGAAAAGAAGGAGAAATTCCTTAAGTCACTCGGCATGGTGGCGACTCCAAGGTTCGCCGAAAAAGAAGACCTGACAAGGATATGTGAACTGGTGACGAGGACGAACCAGTTCAATTCAACAGGCATCAGGTATTCCGACGCGCAGATCGGGGAGTTCTTCAACGATCCGGGATATCGGTTTCATATCGTATCCCTCACAGACAAATACGGAGATTACGGCAGGTGCGGAGTCGCTCTTATCTCTCAGGGGGCCGAAGAGTGGAATCTCGAGATCCTCCTGCTTTCGTGCCGCGTGGCTGGCCGGGGGTTGGGGAGCTCTTTTCTCTCGTATCTCAGCGAAAGCGCGAAAAATGCCGGCGCGAGGAGATTCAGGGCCAAGTACATAAAGACAGACAGGAACCGGCAGATAGGGCTTCTTTACAAGATACTCGGATTCTCGAAGAACCGCGACCTCAGCGACGACGAACTGAGCGTATTCGAATATGATCTTGACAGCGGCCCCATACCCCAGCCCGACTGG
- a CDS encoding acyltransferase, with protein sequence MRELPSGLRFLRIPCQIWQRTLHVIARMSPGAESLRVWLHKGRGVKIKGKIFIGANVYIDDEYPECVTIHDGAVIGISVIIIAHFRAKGVVEIGPDSFIGPGSIILPNVHIGEGAVVSAGSVVNRDVEPYTFVGGNPEAIPIARVTKTLGRGKSNEDFQRGLRPLREKRSDR encoded by the coding sequence TTGAGGGAGCTGCCGTCCGGATTGAGATTCCTCCGAATCCCCTGCCAGATATGGCAAAGGACCCTTCATGTGATCGCCAGGATGTCGCCGGGGGCCGAATCGCTCAGGGTCTGGCTGCACAAAGGGCGGGGAGTGAAGATAAAGGGAAAGATCTTCATCGGGGCGAACGTATATATCGATGATGAATACCCCGAGTGCGTCACGATCCATGACGGCGCGGTGATAGGGATATCAGTCATAATAATAGCGCATTTTCGGGCAAAAGGAGTCGTCGAGATCGGTCCCGATTCGTTCATCGGCCCGGGAAGCATTATTCTTCCGAATGTCCATATCGGAGAGGGCGCTGTGGTCTCTGCCGGTTCAGTCGTCAACCGCGACGTCGAGCCGTATACCTTTGTCGGGGGTAATCCCGAAGCGATACCTATCGCCAGGGTCACGAAGACCCTTGGAAGAGGAAAGAGCAACGAAGATTTTCAGAGAGGCCTGAGACCGCTGAGGGAAAAACGATCTGACCGGTGA